A genomic segment from Mus musculus strain C57BL/6J chromosome 13, GRCm38.p6 C57BL/6J encodes:
- the Serpinb1c gene encoding leukocyte elastase inhibitor C isoform 1 (isoform 1 is encoded by transcript variant 1) encodes MGQLSSANNLFALELFHTLNESNPTGNTIFSPVSISSALAMVYLGARGSTAAQLSKTLHFDSAEDIHSQFQSLTAEVSKRGASHTLKLANRLYGEKTYNFLPEYLASIQKTYSADLALVDFQHASEDARKEINQWVKGQTEEKIQELFAVGVVDSMTKLVLVNATYFKGMWQKKFMARDTTDAPFRLSKKVTKTVKMMYLKNNLPFGYIPDLKCKVLEMPYQGGELSMVILLPEDIEDETTGLEEIEKQLTLEKLQECENLQNIDVCVKLPKFKMEESYILNSNLGQLGVQDLFSSSKADLSGMSGSRDLFISKIVHKSYVEVNEEGTETDAAMPGTVVGCCLMPMEFTVDHPFLFFIRHNPTAHVLFLGRVCSP; translated from the exons ATGGGGCAGCTGAGTTCAGCCAACAACCTCTTTGCTTTGGAGCTGTTCCACACCCTGAATGAGAGCAACCCCACAGGAAATACCATCTTCTCTCCCGTCAGCATTTCTTCTGCCTTGGCCATGGTCTATCTGGGGGCCAGAGGCAGCACTGCAGCCCAACTCTCTAAG ACTCTGCATTTTGACTCTGCTGAGGACATCCATTCACAGTTTCAAAGCCTGACTGCTGAAGTGAGCAAGCGTGGAGCATCTCACACTCTGAAACTTGCTAACAGACTGTATGGAGAGAAAACCTACAACTTCCTTCCT GAGTACTTGGCTTCAATCCAGAAAACGTACAGTGCTGACTTGGCCCTTGTGGATTTTCAGCATGCTTCTGAGGATGCAAGGAAGGAGATAAACCAGTGGGTCAAAGGTCAAACAGAAG AGAAAATTCAGGAACTGTTTGCTGTGGGTGTGGTGGACAGTATGACTAAACTTGTACTAGTGAATGCCACCTATTTCAAGGGAATGTGGCAGAAAAAATTCATGGCACGGGACACAACCGATGCTCCATTCCGACTGAGTAAG AAAGTCACAAAAACAGTGAAGATGATGTATCTAAAGAATAATCTTCCATTTGGCTACATTCCAGACCTGAAGTGCAAGGTGCTGGAGATGCCTTACCAGGGTGGAGAACTTAGCATGGTCATTCTGCTGCCTGAAGACATTGAGGACGAGACCACAGGTCTTGAGGAG ATTGAGAAACAATTAACTTTGGAAAAACTGCAAGAATGTGAGAACTTACAAAACATTGATGTCTGTGTCAAATTGCCCAAATTCAAGATGGAAGAGAGCTACATCCTCAACTCTAACCTGGGCCAACTGGGAGTGCAGGATCTCTTTAGCAGCAGCAAAGCTGATCTCTCTGGCATGTCGGGATCCAGAGATCTTTTCATATCAAAAATTGTTCACAAGTCCTATGTGGAAGTGAATGAGGAGGGAACAGAGACAGATGCTGCCATGCCAGGCACTGTTGTTGGATGCTGCCTGATGCCCATGGAATTCACGGTGGACCATCCATTCCTTTTCTTCATTCGGCACAATCCCACGGCTCATGTGCTCTTCCTTGGCAGGGTTTGTTCCCCATAG
- the Serpinb1c gene encoding leukocyte elastase inhibitor C isoform X3, protein MGGNTGNQLQVLGVGGLADIVGNVDPPSVAAFTMGQLSSANNLFALELFHTLNESNPTGNTIFSPVSISSALAMVYLGARGSTAAQLSKTLHFDSAEDIHSQFQSLTAEVSKRGASHTLKLANRLYGEKTYNFLPEYLASIQKTYSADLALVDFQHASEDARKEINQWVKGQTEDLKCKVLEMPYQGGELSMVILLPEDIEDETTGLEEIEKQLTLEKLQECENLQNIDVCVKLPKFKMEESYILNSNLGQLGVQDLFSSSKADLSGMSGSRDLFISKIVHKSYVEVNEEGTETDAAMPGTVVGCCLMPMEFTVDHPFLFFIRHNPTAHVLFLGRVCSP, encoded by the exons atgggCGGGAACACGGGTAACCAACTGCAGGTCCTAGGGGTGGGCGGCCTTGCTGACATAGTTGGCAATGTTGATCCCCCTTCTGTTGCAGCCTTCACCATGGGGCAGCTGAGTTCAGCCAACAACCTCTTTGCTTTGGAGCTGTTCCACACCCTGAATGAGAGCAACCCCACAGGAAATACCATCTTCTCTCCCGTCAGCATTTCTTCTGCCTTGGCCATGGTCTATCTGGGGGCCAGAGGCAGCACTGCAGCCCAACTCTCTAAG ACTCTGCATTTTGACTCTGCTGAGGACATCCATTCACAGTTTCAAAGCCTGACTGCTGAAGTGAGCAAGCGTGGAGCATCTCACACTCTGAAACTTGCTAACAGACTGTATGGAGAGAAAACCTACAACTTCCTTCCT GAGTACTTGGCTTCAATCCAGAAAACGTACAGTGCTGACTTGGCCCTTGTGGATTTTCAGCATGCTTCTGAGGATGCAAGGAAGGAGATAAACCAGTGGGTCAAAGGTCAAACAGAAG ACCTGAAGTGCAAGGTGCTGGAGATGCCTTACCAGGGTGGAGAACTTAGCATGGTCATTCTGCTGCCTGAAGACATTGAGGACGAGACCACAGGTCTTGAGGAG ATTGAGAAACAATTAACTTTGGAAAAACTGCAAGAATGTGAGAACTTACAAAACATTGATGTCTGTGTCAAATTGCCCAAATTCAAGATGGAAGAGAGCTACATCCTCAACTCTAACCTGGGCCAACTGGGAGTGCAGGATCTCTTTAGCAGCAGCAAAGCTGATCTCTCTGGCATGTCGGGATCCAGAGATCTTTTCATATCAAAAATTGTTCACAAGTCCTATGTGGAAGTGAATGAGGAGGGAACAGAGACAGATGCTGCCATGCCAGGCACTGTTGTTGGATGCTGCCTGATGCCCATGGAATTCACGGTGGACCATCCATTCCTTTTCTTCATTCGGCACAATCCCACGGCTCATGTGCTCTTCCTTGGCAGGGTTTGTTCCCCATAG
- the Serpinb1c gene encoding leukocyte elastase inhibitor C isoform X1: MGGNTGNQLQVLGVGGLADIVGNVDPPSVAAFTMGQLSSANNLFALELFHTLNESNPTGNTIFSPVSISSALAMVYLGARGSTAAQLSKTLHFDSAEDIHSQFQSLTAEVSKRGASHTLKLANRLYGEKTYNFLPEYLASIQKTYSADLALVDFQHASEDARKEINQWVKGQTEEKIQELFAVGVVDSMTKLVLVNATYFKGMWQKKFMARDTTDAPFRLSKKVTKTVKMMYLKNNLPFGYIPDLKCKVLEMPYQGGELSMVILLPEDIEDETTGLEEIEKQLTLEKLQECENLQNIDVCVKLPKFKMEESYILNSNLGQLGVQDLFSSSKADLSGMSGSRDLFISKIVHKSYVEVNEEGTETDAAMPGTVVGCCLMPMEFTVDHPFLFFIRHNPTAHVLFLGRVCSP, encoded by the exons atgggCGGGAACACGGGTAACCAACTGCAGGTCCTAGGGGTGGGCGGCCTTGCTGACATAGTTGGCAATGTTGATCCCCCTTCTGTTGCAGCCTTCACCATGGGGCAGCTGAGTTCAGCCAACAACCTCTTTGCTTTGGAGCTGTTCCACACCCTGAATGAGAGCAACCCCACAGGAAATACCATCTTCTCTCCCGTCAGCATTTCTTCTGCCTTGGCCATGGTCTATCTGGGGGCCAGAGGCAGCACTGCAGCCCAACTCTCTAAG ACTCTGCATTTTGACTCTGCTGAGGACATCCATTCACAGTTTCAAAGCCTGACTGCTGAAGTGAGCAAGCGTGGAGCATCTCACACTCTGAAACTTGCTAACAGACTGTATGGAGAGAAAACCTACAACTTCCTTCCT GAGTACTTGGCTTCAATCCAGAAAACGTACAGTGCTGACTTGGCCCTTGTGGATTTTCAGCATGCTTCTGAGGATGCAAGGAAGGAGATAAACCAGTGGGTCAAAGGTCAAACAGAAG AGAAAATTCAGGAACTGTTTGCTGTGGGTGTGGTGGACAGTATGACTAAACTTGTACTAGTGAATGCCACCTATTTCAAGGGAATGTGGCAGAAAAAATTCATGGCACGGGACACAACCGATGCTCCATTCCGACTGAGTAAG AAAGTCACAAAAACAGTGAAGATGATGTATCTAAAGAATAATCTTCCATTTGGCTACATTCCAGACCTGAAGTGCAAGGTGCTGGAGATGCCTTACCAGGGTGGAGAACTTAGCATGGTCATTCTGCTGCCTGAAGACATTGAGGACGAGACCACAGGTCTTGAGGAG ATTGAGAAACAATTAACTTTGGAAAAACTGCAAGAATGTGAGAACTTACAAAACATTGATGTCTGTGTCAAATTGCCCAAATTCAAGATGGAAGAGAGCTACATCCTCAACTCTAACCTGGGCCAACTGGGAGTGCAGGATCTCTTTAGCAGCAGCAAAGCTGATCTCTCTGGCATGTCGGGATCCAGAGATCTTTTCATATCAAAAATTGTTCACAAGTCCTATGTGGAAGTGAATGAGGAGGGAACAGAGACAGATGCTGCCATGCCAGGCACTGTTGTTGGATGCTGCCTGATGCCCATGGAATTCACGGTGGACCATCCATTCCTTTTCTTCATTCGGCACAATCCCACGGCTCATGTGCTCTTCCTTGGCAGGGTTTGTTCCCCATAG